The proteins below come from a single Candidatus Aegiribacteria sp. genomic window:
- a CDS encoding MBL fold metallo-hydrolase gives MNQYTIRITILYDNTAHVPDLNAKWGFSCLVERRDSPVVLFDTGPTGPELMENMKILEIDPDRIDIIFISHPHWDHADGLEEFLKHNDHAILVIPPAFDFSSTHKTIIASSPGSICEGIYTTGELDDFEQSMVMDSPEGMVVITGCSHPGIPEILEISREFGSIHALIGGFHGFSELDLLEDIPLVCPTHCTKLKDEILARFPDKCIEGGAGRVIEI, from the coding sequence ATGAATCAGTACACGATCAGAATCACGATACTCTACGATAATACAGCACATGTTCCCGATCTGAACGCCAAATGGGGGTTCTCCTGCCTGGTGGAGCGCAGGGATTCACCGGTGGTGCTTTTCGATACTGGTCCAACCGGCCCTGAGCTGATGGAAAACATGAAGATCCTTGAGATTGATCCCGACCGTATAGATATTATCTTCATATCACACCCTCACTGGGACCATGCCGACGGACTCGAAGAATTTCTGAAACACAATGACCATGCTATACTTGTTATCCCTCCTGCTTTTGACTTCTCGAGTACTCACAAAACCATAATTGCATCCTCTCCCGGCAGCATTTGTGAAGGAATTTACACAACAGGTGAGCTTGATGATTTTGAACAGTCGATGGTCATGGATTCCCCTGAAGGTATGGTTGTTATAACGGGATGTTCCCATCCTGGCATTCCGGAGATACTTGAGATCTCAAGGGAATTCGGAAGTATTCATGCTCTGATCGGCGGATTCCACGGGTTCAGCGAACTCGATCTTCTCGAGGATATCCCTCTTGTATGCCCCACACACTGCACAAAGCTGAAGGATGAGATCCTGGCACGTTTCCCGGACAAGTGTATCGAGGGCGGAGCAGGCAGAGTGATAGAAATTTAA